Part of the Mytilus galloprovincialis chromosome 14, xbMytGall1.hap1.1, whole genome shotgun sequence genome is shown below.
CACATTTCAACTTGAATCACTttatagtgtatatatatatgttattgtatgTCTTTTATagtatgaataataataaaagaagttaaacatttacatcaaaatttgtttgttttaattcagGTAAATGTAGAAATTCTTTTCAGTTTACTTGCCCCAAGACTGTATAAGCTAATAATGTCACTTGGCAACTGCAATCCATGGGTCAGTTATGtgtgtaaaaaaaatctacaatgtATTTACTGGCACTAAATTTAGAACAAAAATATCTGGTGTTTAGCTTCAAAGGATTATAATTTCAGTAAGAGCCAAATAAAACTTGAGTGCTTTGAAGGATTTCAATGTTATTTGTGTATCCACCACCAGAGAGTGACTGTCCCATATAGTATTCGAGTTTGAATATTTAAGGTCAATGCTGTCATTTTGTGAGCTCTGCTTGCAGTACCTCAGTTTGAAAAGGGAAGTAATTCCAGAAAATAATGTCTATCCTTCAGGGATATTAATtccattttgaaatattaatgCACCAAGAGATAATTTAGTTAGGTACTGTTTGTGAGTCAGTAATCCAATGACACAAACAACTTTTGACAAAGTTCCCTAGTTTGAAAAGCTTTACCTTTGTCAATTTAATTTTTGACATTGAACTCTCtaatttaaagaatacaataGGTATTGTTCTTAGCAGATTTAATTCACTTGGACCTTTAAATTTCTCCTAAAAGATTTTTCACTCATGTATTAATTTACCAGAAGAAAATGATTTTCtacaaaatagataaaaaaaatatatgtatctaCAAAATTGCAtgtgatgttgtttttttaatctgTTCAATATACATACTGATTAATCATAAACACTTATTTTCTgagaaaatatttaacattgttcCTATTGAAATGTGTTTGTTCACTCATTGAATTTTAAACATTGTCATTTTCTAGTTATTATATGTCAAACACGTTCAGAAAACCAAATTTCAATAGAAACAATGctgaaaattttatcaaaaatcaacTTCTAATCAGTGTTTATATTTAACAGATTgataatatattattgatataaaataaatacaacatcaatagcatgcagttttgtgagttgattaatacatgtataattgataatttttattcTGCAAGTAAATTTATAATTGATGAGTAATGGCTTTCTAAGGGTTCCAGTGAATAAAAATCCAAAGAGAACAATAGCtattataaaaatgaagatgagatgtgattgccaatgagtcaatttctaaacaaaagatcaaatgacatagaaattaacaacttttaagttacagtatggccttcaacaatgaagaaaaaaaatttgatcaatggtttgccATCTAcatcaaattttcaaatgacgcaaaaataacaagtgaaactgagctactgctcactgatgatacccccgccgcaagtggataatattaatagtgtaaaaatatgcaagtgttcggtaaacaggaagttgtcgagtgatgaatctgaaaacgcatcacacggtatagctgacttatataaatcctgaaaccaaatttcagaaatccttgtattgtagttcctgagaaaaatgtgacgaaaattttcaacttggctatcatgtgtaaaatcagacaagtgttcggtaaacaggaagttgtcaagtgatgaatctgaaaacgcatcacacggtatggctgacatatataaatgttgataccaaattacagaaagggtggatgtgtagttcctgagaaaaatgtgacgaaagtttcatgggacggactgactgactgactgactgacggacggactgacggacggactgacagacagaggtaaaacagtatacccccccttttttaaagcgggggtataaaaattttaaatgccTTATAAACCAAGCATATAGCTACCATTTATATAGAAATGTTGTTCTTTTAAAAAGGGAAGTAATTTTCCAACATTATtgtattttcttaatattttcctGCATGGGTTAAATCAAACAAGTTATCaatgaaattcgaaaaaaaaaaccttacatAACAAAAAACTTGAGTATGAACAAGTGGTTATTATTAATCTAGTCACAACATCTGGAAAACATAATTTTGCTGCAAGGGAGCAcctgcttttcttttccattattgaatttatgttgaaaatgTGGTAAATGAAGGTTTTACTATAATTTTCATTGAGGtcgaggtcagatgaaccctgctcGATAGACATGTACAAGTTACAATTATACTatacatgaaatatatttaaCCTAATGTTTTTTGGTATCAGAGAAAGGTTCTTAATTacgaaaattgaaaattaaccaaaaaaaacatgaaaaaaaggtCGTGgtaagatgaaccatgccagacaacATGAACACCATGCAATCGCTCAATACATCTAATGTATTTTacttattgcttacagtatctgaaAACTTTAAATTGACaaatgaaccattaaaatgaggttgTGGTCAGTTGAAACCTGCAAGATGGACATGTACATTtcttacaccaaatatagttgaccccTTGCTTTTTGGTTGCACTTATAAATACGATAAAATTCCACCATAGGAATTACTTATATGGCTAAAACTATGAAGCTTCACAAATTTATTATATCTTGGAATGAATAGTTCATATACACAACTGTTTTATTAGCCAAGTACAAAACATTAAGATATGTGGcgtaattttcaatatttatatgcCTTGAACTTCTAGGAGTTTAAAACTATGCTGATATTCTGTACTACCCCTCTCTTTACTTTCAGTCTTCCTGAGAATGTCTGCTGTCCAACAGTGTTTATAATGGTCAAATTCCCAAGTCTCTATGGGTGGAACAaagagatcatatctgggaaaaaataatatctatgaatattcatCATCTCACATAAAAAGCTGTGGTTGGGTAAATCGGTTGTATTTACAAGGTGTAACCTATAGTATTTGATAaacagacaaaaccatgaaaaattAGTGTTGACCAATGaatcataaaaaagaaataaaggtCTGATGAATCCTGCGAGACCATTGTACAGCActaaaatcattccatacaccatatATAGTTTACATGTGCTCATAGCATCTGAGATACAGACTTGGCCATGTGTAACCAGAGAGGATAATTCTAATCACTGTCTCCACTGGGACCCCTCTGTTACAAGGCAGCATTTTTActgactgagctaaagaagtactccCTTAGCTCAACTGCTGACAGCTGATTAAGTATCTACTAATGAAGGAAAGCAACTGGCCACACTTTCTTCCCTCTAAGAGTTGTCATACCATTATGACTCTGGCACACATACCCTAACTAAAAGTCCTCTtaaacagtggcggatgcaggaattttcgaaagggggggtgctagcccagggcaaagggggggtgcagggggggtgcaaacatatgtcccgattcaaatgcattgatcggccaaaataaagggggggtgcggacccccggaaccccccctctggatccgccactgtcttaAACCACCATAGTTTTTTAGATTGACACCAAATATAACCAGAGAGTATTATTCTACATACAAAATCATTTTAACCCAAACCTGTGatctctgtgttacaaggcagcacttTGTGACTGGGCTAAAGAAGTAAAGGGAAGCAATCCTGTCACCCATGAAATGAGATTGAGTTCAGATGGACATGTagaaattcacatgacaaaaaagAACAATCATTTTTCAAGTAGTTTCTAAACCAGGAAAATGAGGTAAAAGACAATTTGAGGGACATCTTCCAGATGGAatcttcataacataaggcatctgcatacaaggtatgaagcatccagattttctacattctaaaatataaaactttaaacaaataGTTAAATGCCAATGCTGCCAGATTGTTATCCTTGTATCTCACATTCTGCAACTTTCTTGGTAGGCAAGACAAAAACCatgttacaaaatttaaaatgaaaaaattgtagattgtcaaagggagataatttatgtTTTCATAAGGTATATAGTATACAAAAACAGGATacaattaaaatgtcaaaatgatgTCTTTCCTtttgataatgtaaaataaaaagtaacCAACTGGTCAGAAAAATTATAAATCAGCTAAGAATAAGAGAAATTTTCATATAAGGTGTCAAAACTTTATATATTCTGTCATAACATATTGTTTATGgttattttatcaatttatgaGTTATTTGATTTAAGTTCTACAATGGTCAAAATATgattatgatgtcaaattttattgctttcctctgaatttcctattgtgataTCAGGAAAAAAGGCTACCATGCCTGGCCCTAAAGATGTTACATTGAAAGAAGATAGCTTTCTGCAGATCATTGAAAAAGAAGTATTAAGATGGTTTGCACATTAGGGAAACAGATTCAATCACCAAATCTCTTCAATACGATATTACTCCGCTCttgactttaaaatttaaaaaatctaaagCAACCTGAGCCTCATCTTTTGAATTTGAAAACTGAACTGTTTCAGGTAGAGATGAAGTGGTAGAGTCTATTTGTATAAATAACATCACAGTCATCACAGTACAAAGAGGTATTTTGTTATGACATCATTAGGTATTAGCAGAAACCCAAACAGCCAAATGTTTTATTCTttcttttatcaatttatttcttCAAACAAAGATAAAAACATATCCGTACCACAAACAATCacaatattttgcatttttatacaaaaatccACAAACTTTCAAATCTTTATAGAAGTACACAATTTAATGTTATAATGTATTGGTATATAatgataaattaaatatattatattgaaTTGCTGTTTAAGtcaaattttcttttgtttctgtATCTGCATGTAGTTTACTTTTGCCAACATAAAATGTCCACTGTTTTGAATTATCAGCTCTTCTGAAGTCCAAACTATCAACTTCCCAACTGAAAAGATAAAATAAGTCaactcattaaaatatttttgtatttttgaaattttagttatGCTAAATAACCTACTCCATAGAAATCTAGAAAATctattataaatttatatatttttaccacAAAATATTTAAAGGGGCACTGCACAAATGTAATATAAagaattgaaatatattaaaattctCATTTCCTGCATATTCGTGCATTAATGAGACAAGTTGTTCAGTCAAAATTGGAAAAACATTGTcatttaaagggcaataacttcaaGAAGGAATCATTTAATGATTTCCACAATGTTAATCtcgtcttgctgatcatttttactGTCCGCAGTTTCTCCCTATCTATTTTAGTTTTCAAGAGATAGGcaacaaatttttttaaatggaaaaaattgtcattttggGATAATAACTTTTCTTATTGCGAACCAAATGATACCGGTACCTTTCCACAGATTTACCTGCAAGTTAgctgtcgatttaaacttttgtaagttctattgttccatctaacaaatacaatagCTCTTGTTCTCTGTTTAGTTTATtcaatgggacctttaaatttcttccaaaaGAAATCGATCACTcactgattaatttacctgaacaaaaaattgaactgtcaataatgaaaatacatgtacaaataaggaATCACAGAACTGCATgtgatgttgtatttattcaatatcaatatttaatttgtttaatataaacactgataaaacattaaaagttgatttctgatcaaatttcaatatttaacttattaaaatttgcttttttggTGTGTTCACAAATAAAAACATGATGTTTAAATTAAGGTCTTCATAAATGTATTCATTATAACTGAACGACCACAAAAAACACGCAAATTATTTGAAATAGtagtaaaaaaaattaggaaaataaactttttaaaattgaattagtgtttatattgaaacgattgaaaatatattattgttatagaatactagaggctctaaagagcctgtgtcgctcaccttggtctatgtgaatattaaacaaaggaagcagatggattcatgacaaaattgtgttttggtgatggtgatatgtttgtacatcttactttactgaacattcctgctgcttacaattatcactatctataatgaacttggcccagtagtttctgtggaaaatgttaccggtagtaaaaatttacaaattttatgaaaattgtttaaaattgactataaaggacaattactccttagggggtcaattgaccattttggtcatgctgacttatttgtaaatcttactttgctgaacattattgctgtttacagtttatctctatctataataatattcaagataataaccaaaaacagcaaaatttccttaaaattaccaattcaggaacagcaacccaacaacgggttctctgattcatctgaaaatttcagggcagatagatcttgacctgataaacaagtttacccccgtgtcagatttgctctaaatgctttggtttttgagatataagtaAAAAACTGTGTTtaacctctatgttctatttttagccatggtggccatcttggttggtctggggggtcatgccacacattttttaaactaaataccccaaagatgattgtagccaagtttggattaatttggcccagcagtttcagaggagattatttttgtaaatgatatataaaatttacgaaaaatggttaaaaattgacttaaaagggcaataactcctaaaggggtcaactgaccattttggttatgttgacttatttgttaatcttactttgcttaacattattgctgtttacagtttatctctatctataataatattcaagataataaccaaaaacagcaaaatttccctaaaattaccaattcagtggcagcaacccaacaacgggttgtccaattcataggaaaatttcagggcagatagatcttgacctgataaacaattttaccccatgtcagatttgctctaaatgctttagtttttgagttataagccaaaaactgcattttacccctatgttctatttttagccatggcggtcatcttggtttgtttggcgggtcacgccacacattttttaaactagataccccaatgatgattgtggccaagtttggtttgatttggctcagtagtttcagaggagaagatttttgtaaaagttaacgacgactgTATCACATGCAGTTTAAGGGAGTTTAAACATGTATTTCAATCAACAAACAAGATATTTTTTTGGTCaggcaaattaatcaatgagtgatagatttctcctagaagaaatttaaaggtcccaagTGAATAAACTACATAGAGAACAATAGCTATTGTATTGTTTCAATGGGACAGGTAAACTTGCAAAAGTTTAAATACCTTGGTCAAGAGCAGACGACTCTGTGGTAAACTTTCATTTGGTTTCGCAATAAAAGTCATCTAACAGTTTTGGTGTAAATAGACAGTAGGTAGATgtcaacattctgaacatttctGCTTCATcacattttttctataaatagtgTTGATAAAACATGCATTTTACCTGTTTgttccacaggcacttgtctcagaaaaaaatttcccatataccttaatataacacaaggtacttaactggcattttagaaaaatgtcaggtggtAACGAAGTTCTGTTATATGCCGCTTTAtaggctgtcaaccccactaaaacttgttatatcgtaaatctaaattgatttatctttacaatggtgtataacatgcctacatttgttgtcggaatcatccatGGTAATCCTGTAGCAACAACAGTaggcgtgttatacaccattgtgaagataaatcaatttagatttacggcacAACAAGTTTTAGTGTGACAGCCGACACACTGCATTTTTAATGGAATTTCGTCACCGTATGACATTTTTCAAAATCGCGAGTTgggtaccttgtgttatataaaggtatatagggggaaaaaaattctgagacgagtgcctgtggttTGTTCAGTTTATGCCTTGTCCTGCTAAGCTGGTTGCCAAGCCGGGTCATctgacacattttataaactagatacccataTTGGCCTTGTATGGTTTAATTTAGCCCATAAGTTACAGAGGAGAAGAATTTGTAAAATCTAAGGGACCACAGAAGATGTAGGCAAAGCTGAAACAGTAGCAGAGTGTATTTACCCTGGTACCAAGTAATAATTACACTTACTCATCATCTATTGTTGGTCTGCTACATTTTGTTAATAGGATGCCATTCTTTTTCGTACCATGAAGTGGAATTGAGagctgaaaaaaagaaaaatagagatgagaaaatgaaataacaataatatttgtagtcattttttgtttttgcaaaggtgctatatatatagttttcagAATAATAACATAACTCTTACAACATGTACAGGTAAATTTTTGATGGTTGCAGTCATTTCTGCATTTTGAGAAAGATCTTGAAAATCTTATCATTTTTGCTGTAAAAGTTCTGCCCATCTATCATATTTTgactcaaaaacataaaaattagtTAAATTTCATCATTTACAGATAATAACTCTTATGTACCTTTGCGTTCTATCTTTAGACACTGCCTCCAAATTGGTTGATTGGCAGGAATAAGAAACACAAACTTTATACTAGATTCCCCTAAAGATCATTCATCCCATGTTTGATTGAAGTTGTCATGGTGGTTTCAGAGGAGTACAATTGTTGAAAACTTAATTTCACTTGTTGCTGCATGgatttatacatatgtatcattGTCTTGTCAAAATTTACTTACCTGAGCAGAAAAATCATCCACTTGTGTATATGGGTCATTAAGTTCCACTGTGTCAGCTGTGATGGGATCTCCTAACAAATCAACAACAGGCTGGTATCCTTGCAGAAGATTTAcagactttttaaaatgttctgAATTTACCATAAATActgtaattataaaatatattttgtgaaaattctTCTTCAAAGTAGCAACCATCTGATTTGTAGAGATGGAAAAGAATATCAGGATTCTGAATTAATATTGTATTCATTGCAATTTTATACCGCTACACTGACAACAACACTTAAGTAAACTGCATCTTTGCAATTTTaggaatattttattttcttgggtggTACAACCTAGAATTCTATTCTATACAAGACATAAATACAAATGAACATTTTAAGGAACATGTATGTAAAACAGATCGAAGactgttaatttttgtgtcatttggtctcttgtggagagtaatttgtctcattggcaatcataccacatcttcttttttatactaagcattgaaaattaatagaaaaatccTAATTTTTCTAATGTTGACAATGTTTTAATATGTTTACCCTTGAGTCTAGTCTAAAAtaattctgtaaattcagaaattattgcatgcatttattattgcgattttgtcatttcagacttaaatttgatttaatttttacgattttgagaaaagtcctgtttaattcatatacaaaatatttcaaaatgcaagtttaaattattacttttacaactcggttgcatttttcgcaatattAAAAACCTCgatataatttctgaatttacagtaattataatttgccaattttatttgaaattttattggccaagtataaaaattgtttatacaatttttcaaaataaaataagccCCAGAAATGGAACAATTAACATGATAACAAAACATGATGATAAAAAAGAATATCTTTTCGTGTGAGGATTAAATAAAAGGTAACAATTAACCGTGTAGGTCTCATCACGATTCacgattgattttttttgtcaatcaggattcacagaaaataaattttcatgatcacggatcacgaaaatattaataactagaggctctcaagagcctgtgtcgctcaccttggcctatgtgcatattaacaatagacacagataaattcatgacaaaattgtgttttggtgatggtgatgtgtttgtagatctttctttactgaacattcttgttgctacaattatctctatctataatgaacttggcccagtaattacagtggaaaatattttctaaaaatttacaaaaatttacaaaaatttacaaaaatttatgaaaattgtcaacaattgactataaagggtaataactccttaaggggtcaattgac
Proteins encoded:
- the LOC143059480 gene encoding uncharacterized protein LOC143059480 — protein: MKNYLKHFAALGLSIGAAYTYAQISARDKYRVFMVNSEHFKKSVNLLQGYQPVVDLLGDPITADTVELNDPYTQVDDFSAQLSIPLHGTKKNGILLTKCSRPTIDDDWEVDSLDFRRADNSKQWTFYVGKSKLHADTETKENLT